A genome region from Fusarium musae strain F31 chromosome 5, whole genome shotgun sequence includes the following:
- a CDS encoding hypothetical protein (EggNog:ENOG41), protein MPDFGGGALDTPRTNIGDATYLGQPDFADITQEASFQSPPKEGNLLQQLRNGRSNGINLRTPRQRGPLADRRNLPPSVGGAEFTPLLKSATRNSVRRFGKENGTAVPNTPALDKIDEGDLTPVPRGDTSIYLGSRNQSYMEYTIPEVDTSSAASTPLAVPRRRGGEKGPLQDGNQLSLREQENVIDRIEKENFGLKLKIHFLEEALRKAGPGFSEAALKENTELKVDKVTMQRELHRYKKHLTTAEKDLESYRQQMLEVQEKAKRKYANQSSQAEVEKLQRILEDREADIEDLQQQLQQQKGNSDQVEKLQDDIGDLEADIREKDQQLTEREDELEDLKEQMEALRDAVSEAEEKTKDAQRKMLALEEKAQHNDELDDAKDTIQDLEHNIRRLEEQVEDAKAKMEDAVAEKERAEHDLEELQDDMANKSVVTKGLSRQIEEKVSRLQEELDQAGQDYATLEKEHHKVTQENDSLQSTVKELKKNHEKFDCERNSLSTRIEQLEADLQARTDEKNVLQNRHDALATESRSLQKDVQKLEKEVQDLEDGLTEEREHALEIERDIRGQYKAEMDRLNDEISDLQAEIREKDNLYDNDSEKWETEKQNLESERNRAEEKAAGLQRTIDRLREAEGTLSDKESKLQAVIQSENERHRSEEGILSRQIEDLQDALETRQTLLTNLRNELSTVRDELRQTQIEHQTQVRRVAALEDEVDVLQTTLDEEQNAGRYEAEAAKRECEDLREQLKSLRQRTNSSQAASTQVLNKEIDDLREQLREARKRADLHEGASLEVEDLKEQLKALRQRADSSDAASQEIDDLKEQLRALRQRANASEAANIEVENLKEQLRVMRQKAGSSEAAQFEIDDLKEELKTWRQRAEAAQAAIATSEQDAQQSTESMTRLKWQLSDANSQLDKLSKEKQSLQDQVAKITAELHSVSSSLAEVKAERDELDGELRRTKFYDNETLRVDQERLDLRTAKLKLDNEVRRLRDENKALIEQRDAIEKTLEDEIEKAAEEEERLGQEILQLQAKLRQSSSTDSHDIAAARRTIRELERRIEDYEAQLNTRQIPNNFEGSSELSMIRKDLTTARQKELEFLQKESAHRDVVKGLKRQIADLERQVHETEVSRLIVSPKSSTSDSGRKSEVTELRSQLSAAQKSIQDLRSKNRDAERRAMQLSQDFQRQLNDLEDQKIVLEEVLEEARAQAEETAAQHERALRRMKHQLDKAELERNALATVQPDLSKRDRQLRKNKAEMENLEYDVLQQQELIEGLAASEASLRRKLERARSERAAFRMSAEKLQKDLERIKATAVAARNGASDRRSAVDRKALDTTIEGADQALETVIRAAESADERHRKELRGMVMQMEWMQARFQREASLRADAAYAKKFLQLQLDVANACNKAQLRELEDIRTNLLGNKKALSLPSHTTATTSNTKPTLKAFLVMARFIARARLSANNWAKQEVVRRKLVVATEEQRKVKRSRQLKVVRAEA, encoded by the exons ATGCCCGACTTTGGCGGCGGCGCGCTCGACACCCCGCGAACAAACATTGGGGATGCGACCTACCTTGGACAGCCCGACTTTGCCGATATAACACAAGAAGCATCCTTTCAGTCACCCCCAAAAGAGGGCAATCTCCTACAACAACTCCGCAATGGCCGCTCTAATGGCATCAATCTTCGCACCCCGCGCCAGAGAGGGCCCTTGGCCGACCGCAGAAACCTTCCTCCCAGCGTTGGAGGTGCCGAATTCACACCCTTACTTAAGTCAGCAACAAGAAATAGCGTGCGACGCTTCGGCAAAGAAAATGGCACCGCAGTACCGAACACACCCGCATTAGACAAGATCGACGAAGGTGACCTGACTCCCGTCCCCCGCGGCGACACGTCCATCTACCTAGGGTCGCGTAATCAGTCTTATATGGAGTACACCATTCCCGAGGTCGATACCAGTAGCGCTGCCTCAACCCCATTGGCCGTTCCCCGAAGGAGAGGCGGTGAAAAGGGACCCCTCCAGGATGGTAATCAGCTTTCGCTAAGAGAGCAGGAGAATGTGATTGATAGGATCGAGAAGGAGAATTTTGgactgaagctcaagattcaTTTCCTAGAAGAGGCGCTTCGAAAGGCTGGGCCTGGCTTTAGCGAAGCGGCCCTCAAGGAGAACACTGAGCTTAAGGTCGACAAAGTTACAATGCAAAGAGAACTGCACCGGTACAAAAAACACTTGACAACCGCAGAGAAGGACTTGGAGAGCTATCGACAGCAAATGCTAGAAGTACAGGAGAAGGCTAAGCGGAAATACGCCAACCAGAGTTCCCAGGCCgaagttgagaagctgcAGCGCATATTAGAAGATCGCGAAGCAGATATCGAAGACCTCCAGCAACAGTTACAACAACAGAAAGGGAACAGCGACCAGGTCGAAAAGTTGCAGGATGATATCGGTGACCTCGAGGCTGACATTCGGGAGAAGGATCAGCAACTTACGGAGCGTGAAGACGAGCTCGAGGACCTGAAGGAGCAAATGGAAGCCCTCAGAGATGCTGTATCAGAGGCGGAAGAGAAAACCAAGGACGCTCAACGAAAAATGTTAGCATTAGAGGAGAAGGCCCAGCACAACGATGAGCTAGATGATGCCAAAGACACCATCCAGGACCTCGAGCACAACATTCGCCGTCTCGAGGAGCAAGTTGAGGATGCGAAAGCCAAGATGGAGGACGCTGTAGCCGAGAAAGAGCGGGCCGAGCacgatcttgaagagcttcaggATGATATGGCCAACAAGTCAGTGGTGACAAAGGGACTTTCTCGTCAGATCGAAGAGAAGGTTTCTCGGCTGCAAGAGGAATTGGATcaagctggccaagattATGCTACTCTAGAGAAGGAGCATCACAAGGTAACACAGGAAAACGACTCCCTGCAGTCTACCGTtaaggagctcaagaagaaccaTGAAAAGTTCGATTGCGAACGGAATTCTCTATCAACCAGAATCGAGCAGCTTGAGGCCGACCTTCAAGCTCGAACTGACGAAAAGAACGTCCTTCAAAACCGACACGATGCACTCGCAACTGAGTCCAGGTCCCTCCAGAAGGATGTCCAGAAGCTAGAAAAGGAAgtccaagatcttgaggatGGTCTAacggaagagagagagcatGCGCTAGAAATTGAAAGGGATATCCGTGGCCAATACAAAGCGGAGATGGATCGCCTCAACGACGAAATTTCGGATCTTCAGGCAGAAATCCGCGAAAAAGACAACCTTTATGATAACGACAGCGAGAAATGGGAAACCGAGAAGCAAAATCTTGAATCAGAACGAAATCGGGCCGAAGAAAAGGCAGCAGGTTTACAGAGAACCATTGATCGCCTTAGGGAAGCTGAAGGCACACTCTCGGATAAGGAGTCAAAGTTACAAGCAGTTATTCAAAGCGAGAATGAACGACACAGGAGCGAAGAAGGAATCCTCTCACGACAGATTGAGGACCTTCAGGATGCCCTTGAAACTCGACAGACGTTATTGACAAATCTGCGCAATGAACTTTCCACTGTTCGTGACGAGTTACGACAGACACAGATCGAGCACCAGACACAAGTCCGAAGAGTGGCTGCATTAGAGGATGAGGTGGATGTTCTGCAAACAACACTGGATGAAGAACAAAACGCCGGACGCTATGAGGCCGAGGCTGCTAAGCGAGAGTGCGAGGATTTGAGAGAACAGCTCAAGTCTCTACGACAACGCACCAATTCATCCCAAGCAGCATCAACGCAAGTCCTCAACAAGGAGATTGACGATCTCAGGGAACAACTTCGAGAGGCACGCAAAAGGGCAGATCTCCACGAAGGTGCCAGTCTCGAGGTGGAAGACCTGAAAGAACAGCTAAAGGCTCTTCGTCAACGAGCTGACTCGTCTGATGCTGCCAGTCAGGAGATTGATGACCTCAAAGAGCAGCTCCGAGCTTTGCGGCAGCGTGCCAATGCATCAGAGGCTGCGaatattgaggttgagaatctCAAGGAGCAGTTGAGGGTGATGCGCCAGAAGGCCGGTTCATCAGAAGCCGCTCagtttgagattgatgacCTCAAGGAAGAGCTTAAGACATGGCGTCAACGAGCCGAGGCAGCCCAGGCCGCTATTGCGACTTCAGAGCAAGATGCTCAACAGTCGACGGAATCGATGACACGATTGAAGTGGCAGCTTTCGGACGCAAACTCCCAATTGGACAAGCTCTCCAAGGAAAAGCAGTctcttcaagaccaagtTGCCAAGATCACTGCTGAACTCCATTCTGTCAGCTCCTCTCTGGCTGAAGTCAAGGCAGAGCGGGATGAACTTGATGGGGAACTTCGCCGAACGAAATTCTACGACAATGAAACACTTCGCGTTGATCAAGAGAGACTTGACCTCCGCACGGCCAAACTCAAACTTGACAATGAAGTACGACGCCTCAGAGATGAGAACAAGGCTCTCATTGAGCAGCGTGATGCGATCGAAAAGACGCTAGAGGATGAAATCGAGAAAGctgccgaggaggaagaacgTCTGGGGCAGGAGATTCTTCAGCTGCAGGCCAAGCTACGACAATCGTCCTCAACAGACAGCCATGATATCGCTGCTGCTCGGCGCACGATTCGTGAGCTTGAGCGTCGTATCGAGGATTATGAAGCCCAGCTGAATACTCGCCAAATACCTAACAACTTCGAGGGTAGTAGCGAGCTATCTATGATCCGCAAAGACCTCACTACAGCTCGTCAAAAGGAACTAGAGTTCCTGCAGAAAGAATCTGCCCACCGTGATGTCGTCAAGGGTCTGAAGCGACAAATTGCCGACCTCGAGCGTCAAGTTCATGAGACTGAAGTCTCTCGCCTCATTGTGTCTCCAAAGTCTTCAACCAGCGATTCTGGTCGCAAGTCGGAGGTCACGGAGCTCAGAAGCCAACTGTCCGCAGCTCAGAAGTCAATACAGGATCTCAGATCCAAGAACCGTGATGCCGAGCGCAGAGCGATGCAATTGTCTCAGGACTTCCAGCGCCAATTGAACGATCTCGAGGATCAGAAGATAGTACTCGAAGAGGTTCTCGAGGAGGCAAGAGCGCAAGCCGAGGAGACAGCAGCACAGCATGAGCGTGCTCTTCGTCGCATGAAGCATCAACTAGATAAGGCAGAGCTCGAGCGCAACGCCTTGGCCACAGTGCAGCCTGACCTTAGCAAACGCGACCGCCAACTGAGGAAgaacaaggctgagatgGAGAACCTAGAGTATGATGTCCTTCAGCAACAGGAACTCATCGAGGGCCTTGCCGCCTCCGAAGCTTCTCTTCGGCGCAAGCTAGAGCGAGCACGCAGCGAGCGGGCAGCTTTCCGTATGAGCGCGGAGAAGTTACAGAAGGATCTTGAGCGCATCAAGGCCACAGCAGTTGCCGCTAGAAACGGAGCTTCTGACCGACGAAGCGCTGTTGATCGCAAGGCTCTGGATACCACCATCGAAGGAGCTGACCAGGCTCTCGAGACAGTGATCAGGGCAGCTGAGAGCGCCGACGAGCGTCACAGGAAGGAGTTGCGAGGCATGGTGATGCAGATGGAGTGGATGCAGGCCCGTTTCCAGCGTGAGGCCTCTCTTCGGGCTGATGCCGCGTACGCGAAGAAGTTCCTCCAGCTGCAACTCGATGTTGCCAATGCATG CAACAAAGCTCAATTGCGTGAGCTTGAAGACATTCGCACAAATCTCCTTGGCAACAAAAAGGCTCTCTCTCTACCCAGCCACACAACAGCTACCACCTCCAACACAAAACCTACTCTCAAGGCCTTCCTTGTCATGGCGCGCTTCATCGCTCGTGCTCGCTTGTCTGCCAACAACTGGGCCAAGCAAGAAGTTGTGCGTCGCAAACTTGTTGTTGCAACTGAGGAGCAGCGCAAGGTGAAGCGATCGAGGCAACTAAAGGTTGTGAGAGCTGAAGCATAA
- a CDS encoding hypothetical protein (EggNog:ENOG41~MEROPS:MER0114503) — MSGYPGYNSGRYGPPQPQYHQQPQGNYYPPQPSYGGGYPQGQPSPQPPFGYQQQPPQQQYYSGPPPQQQQYGGQYQQGPPQPNYGSRPGGGPAPPPTAPQQFGHGAPNSYNFRYSNCTGRRKALLIGINYFNQRGQLRGCINDVRNMTAYLSEHFGYKREDMVILTDDQQNPMSQPTKQNILRAMHWLVKDARPNDSLFFHYSGHGGQTKDLDGDEDDGYDEVIYPVDFRQTGHITDDEMHRIMVRPLQAGVRLTAIFDSCHSGTALDLPYIYSTQGILKEPNLAKEAGQGLLGVISSYSQGDLGGVASNIFGFIKKAANGDEVRERNLRTKTSPADVIMWSGSKDDQTSADATIASQATGAMSWAFVTALKKSPQQSYVQLLNSIRDELATRYTQKPQLSCSHPLDTNLLFVM; from the exons ATGTCGGGATATCCGGGTTACAATTCTGGCCGCTACGGCCCGCCGCAACCCCAATACCATCAGCAGCCTCAGGGCAATTATTACCC ACCCCAACCTTCGTACGGCGGTGGCTACCCGCAAGGCCAGCCTTCTCCGCAGCCGCCGTTTGGTTACCAACAACAGCCTCCCCAACAGCAGTACTACTCAGGGCCTCcccctcaacaacagcagtaCGGTGGTCAGTACCAACAAGGACCCCCTCAGCCTAATTACGGCTCGCGACCTGGTG GTGgccctgctcctcctcctacAGCACCCCAGCAATTCGGTCATGGCGCTCCCAATAGCTACAACTTCAGATACTCGAACTGCACCGGCAGGAGAAAAGCCCTTCTCATTGGAATCAACTACTTCAACCAGCGCGGTCAACTCCGAGGCTGCATCAACGATGTCCGTAACATGACTGCTTATCTTTCTGAGCACTTTGGCTACAAGCGTGAGGATATGGTAATCCTTACCGATGATCAGCAAAACCCCATGAGCCAGCCAACCAAACAAAACATTCTTCGAGCTATGCATTGGCTAGTGAAAGATGCTCGACCCAATGATTCTTTATTCTTTCATTACTCAG GTCATGGTGGACAAACAAAGGATCTTGAtggcgacgaagacgacggcTACGACGAAGTCATTTACCCGGTTGATTTCAGACAGACTGGCCATATCACCGATGACGAGATGCACCGCATCATGGTTCGCCCCCTACAAGCCGGTGTTCGCCTGACAGCAATCTTCGATTCGTGTCACTCTGGCACCGCCCTCGATCTGCCGTACATTTACTCCACGCAAGGCATTCTCAAGGAGCCCAACCTGGCCAAGGAAGCAGGACAAGGTCTGCTTGGTGTCATCTCCTCGTACAGCCAGGGCGATCTTGGGGGCGTGGCCAGCAATATCTTCGGCTttatcaagaaggctgccaaTGGCGACGAGGTTCGCGAACGCAACTTGAGGACAAAGACCTCTCCAGCCGACGTTATCATGTGGTCCGGCAGCAAAGACGATCAGACTTC TGCCGATGCAACTATCGCCTCTCAGGCTACCGGTGCCATGTCTTGGGCCTTTGTCACTGCCCTCAAGAAGAGTCCTCAGCAGAGTTACGTTCAGCTTCTGAACAGCATCCGTGACGAGCTCGCCACACGATACACCCAGAAGCCTCAGCTGTCATGTAGTCACCCTCTGG ACACAAATCTACTATTCGTCATGTAA
- a CDS encoding hypothetical protein (EggNog:ENOG41), whose product MFGNFTSFAGIPAKSKVDPKDVPPPTPVTLPRFQPFAQDDDAIDESSALSTLLCNTGRSTAALGPSGFSAIGLNLHLDAKPKDLVPEPSLIPDFDSWDKLSSDEGQEKNQSTRYLLRNGNLSPGCHVYLERKKELSNVNEDAFRTVRRLPAPKGKTQARLGNAYEFFRCLEAFTSFWDDPTQPLPLPPSPEASPEVTSSGDVVNSGDAKPASPKPDESANFFRTSAGSSMPLEYRNNLITSFIKLVAYDFGCNVSPSRTEPRLHFSSPQGSGSRKSFCPSGCLFIFQSPTTREAARAGVVHGPVAAVSARGTTDFTQPDPETAQSLDLAREIVAALITAQHRAREGKTEKRFGEGEWWTTKKRWGGGPGGPIGREIEKDQVQGDKDAKPSDENGLPMPLAKKPRKNMSIYDNYRMIRPPSSTWDKKAQYEAIGRRKGADYDNIFVVSSLFHHISLIRVRVPNRLLEALEGAREPDASRRSWGKVEAWRSPWYDLFDTTQRLAAMKLVWAMMAYQMRKDDVSDGDVAMTNA is encoded by the exons ATGTTTGGAAACTTCACCTCCTTCG CCGGCATTCcggccaagagcaaggtTGATCCTAAGGACGTGCCGCCCCCTACGCCGGTTACTCTTCCTCGCTTCCAACCTTTTGCTCAGGACGACGATGCCATTGATGAATCGTCTGCACTATCTACTCTTCTCTGTAACACTGGAAGATCAACTGCGGCTCTCGGTCCGTCGGGTTTCTCTGCCATTGGTCTTAATCTGCACCTCGATGCAAAGCCCAAAGACCTGGTACCTGAACCTTCATTGATCCCGGATTTTGATAGTTGGGACAAACTGTCGTCAGACGAAGGCCAAGAGAAGAATCAGTCCACCCGTTACCTCCTAAGAAATGGCAACCTGTCTCCTGGCTGCCATGTTTACCTCGAACGCAAGAAGGAATTGTCGAATGTCAATGAGGATGCTTTTCGAACAGTCAGAAGGCTTCCAGCCCCTAAAGGAAAGACGCAGGCTCGTCTAGGGAATGCCTATGAGTTTTTCCGTTGCCTTGAAGCCTTTACCTCTTTTTGGGATGACCCAACTCAGCCATTACCGCTTCCTCCTTCCCCTGAGGCTTCTCCCGAAGTTACTTCGTCGGGTGATGTCGTGAACTCGGGGGACGCAAAACCTGCGAGTCCCAAGCCAGATGAGAGCGCAAACTTCTTCAGAACCAGCGCTGGATCATCTATGCCACTCGAATATCGCAATAACCTGATAACATCATTCATCAAACTTGTTGCTTATGACTTTGGGTGCAACGTCTCGCCTTCTCGAACCGAGCCACGACTTCACTTCAGCTCACCCCAAGGATCTGGTTCTCGCAAATCTTTTTGCCCCTCTGGCTGCCTTTTCATATTTCAAAGTCCCACAACTCGTGAAGCCGCTCGTGCTGGTGTGGTCCACGGGCCCGTCGCCGCCGTCAGTGCCAGAGGTACAACTGATTTCACTCAGCCTGATCCTGAGACTGCGCAGTCACTCGACCTTGCTCGAGAGATCGTAGCAGCTCTTATTACAGCGCAGCATCGCGCACGTGAAGGGAAGACTGAGAAGCGATTTGGTGAGGGAGAATGGTGGACGACCAAGAAGCGCTGGGGAGGCGGTCCAGGAGGGCCCATAGGACGCGAGATCGAAAAGGACCAAGTACAAGGCGATAAGGACGCGAAACCTAGTGATGAGAACGGTCTTCCTATGCCACTTGCTAAGAAACCTCGCAAAAACATGAGCATCTACGACAACTATCGCATGATTCGACCTCCATCGTCGACCTGGGACAAGAAGGCTCAATACGAAGCCATTGGGAGGCGCAAAGGGGCTGACTATGACAATATCTTTGTAGTGAGCTCGCTGTTTCACCATATCTCGCTCATCCGTGTCAGAGTACCTAATCGGTTACTTGAGGCTCTGGAAGGGGCACGGGAGCCAGATGCATCCAGGCGAAGTTGGGGTAAGGTTGAGGCTTGGAGGAGCCCCTGGTACGATTTATTCGATACCACACAACGACTAGCAGCTATGAAACTAGTGTGGGCGATGATGGCTTACCAGATGAGAAAAGATGATGTGTCTGATGGAGACGTTGCTATGACCAATGCCTAA
- a CDS encoding hypothetical protein (EggNog:ENOG41~MEROPS:MER0015601) gives MKNKLQANDNSQGEKSLEDTPFVRRSTRLASKPPQQTTTEATMSGPRRNPKRKASEATNELNHRLDSEQLLDEALAPLSLKDVEEWEGWVELESEPAFFNIILRDLGVCNVKAQEIFTIDQDSLAFLPQPVYGLIFLFQYLPGLEEESEEQDATGVWFANQTTSNACATVAMLNIVMNAEGIDLGEKLRAFKESTRDLNTALRGHQISKNNFIRTIHNSFTRRMDHLSADLCLENEASDAKTSTSKRRTVGKKGKKAPPRKKKSNTEYGYHFIAYVPAGGYVWELDGLQYKPRRLDHVPDTGDWTSVARPQIQGRMLQYEESQLSFNLLALCQSPLTAYSQTIAQAAASLRYLHENTESLPAFKDLISAEEAPLDIEDDSRLSDFNLTKADIMKTHVLDTLQEKLKRPSFDTQSAYELHQELVVDVKAAMGEYRSELMAISDNEQRVKGRKKDYGPALHKWMKKLAEKGVLEEVIKAT, from the exons ATGAAAAACAAGCTGCAAGCTAACGACAATTCTCAGGGCGAAAAGTCTCTTGAAGACACGCCCTTTGTGCGTCGTTCTACTCGTCTGGCTTCCAAGCCTCCTCAGCAAACCACTACAGAAGCCACAATGAGTGGTCCCAGGAGAAACCCGAAGCGCAAGGCCAGCGAGGCGACAAACGAGTTGAACCATCGCCTAGATTCTGAACaacttcttgatgaagccttAGCTCCTCTGTCACTAAAGGATGTCGAAGAGTGGGAAGGGTGGGTAGAGCTTGAGTCAGAAccagccttcttcaacatcattctTCGAGACTTGGGAGTTTGCAATGTTAAAGCGCAGGAGATCTTCACCATTGACCAAGATTCACTCGCATTTCTACC ACAGCCGGTATACGGGTTGATCTTTCTGTTTCAGTATCTACCTGgtctcgaggaggagagcgAGGAACAAGATGCAACAGGTGTGTGGTTTGCGAATCAG ACCACAAGCAATGCATGTGCGACTGTGGCCATGCTAAACATTGTTATGAACGCCGAAGGAATCGACCTTGGTGAAAAGCTCCGAGCCTTCAAGGAGTCTACCAGGGATCTCAATACTGCTCTGCGAGGTCATCAAATCAGCAAAAATAACTTCATACGCACGATACACAATTCTTTCACGCGCCGTATGGACCATCTCAGTGCTGATCTATGTCTGGAGAACGAAGCGTCAGACGCAAAAACCAGCACGAGCAAGAGGCGCACAGTAGgaaagaaagggaagaaggCACCTCCACGAAAAAAGAAGTCCAATACAGAGTACGGATATCATTTTATTGCATATGTTCCCGCGGGTGGTTATGTGTGGGAGTTAGATGGGCTCCAGTATAAGCCTCGTAGGCTGG ATCACGTTCCCGATACTGGTGATTGGACAAGTGTGGCAAGACCACAGATTCAAGGCCGAATGCTTCAATATGAAGAGAGTCAGCTCTCCTTCAACCTTCTAGCTCTGTGTCAGAGCCCGCTCACTGCCTACTCCCAAACTATTGCCCAGGCCGCTGCATCTCTCCGGTACCTACACGAGAACACCGAATCTCTTCCCGCATTCAAGGACCTCATCTCTGCCGAGGAAGCTCCCTTGGACATTGAAGACGACTCGCGACTGTCCGATTTTAACCTCACCAAAGCAGATATCATGAAGACACACGTTCTAGACACTCTACAGGAAAAGCTTAAGCGACCGAGTTTCGACACTCAGAGTGCTTACGAGCTTCACCAAGAGCTTGTGGTCGACGTCAAGGCTGCCATGGGCGAATACCGCTCAGAATTGATGGCTATCTCCGATAACGAGCAGCGAGTAAAAGGCCGAAAAAAGGACTACGGACCTGCCCTACACAAGTGGATGAAAAAGCTTGCCGAGAAGGGTGTTTTGGAAGAAGTAATCAAGGCGACATGA
- a CDS encoding hypothetical protein (EggNog:ENOG41), with protein sequence MFFSQVPDEIIQHLLYYIPPEDNLSNFQLVSHRLRHLANEPLLWKYHCRSNFRFWHPEHNLQRRLKGRASDTPWKKLFILRKFRNEQLKRLLGEILVTKVGRLKRYEKVCQLGYDAKDFLLEQCKADENTEDVLARRYYSQSLLDSIHRSIAIDEWYNIQLATSTHSGQPQSLSLERALGAFDLFVLHDQPGDLDDISGILDNLAAEFLETQPDIGEMSTRQKALELNRWLRMNNLTGLRNPETSYRNLRNCLIGQALRHEDHDSIPIISSAIFCCLAQRLGVEAQCCAFPTHVHAIVLAEKGKTLDSNPVTEDNAPPERMYLDPYGSSEEIPLADLQALLSRFGWQSSTDTFLSPVNPVAIAMRTARNIRATAARVIGAHEQADPELTRLITGNDPANIEASLYSALWASLLLTPVDSFEWDEVLEPFLNRFAKSWHVDAWLVEKYIFPLYDRFGPFRERFMRNNPRRWEDPHEVLDLVDEFDDVSPPVFRRDSARTQNVLYKIGQVFRHRRYGWIGAVNGWTDQGTRRLPVPHTVAIDETLDDNSDTELPNRVRPRNQTFYTCLRTIGPERHVVAEDNIVLIQDPREVPESLFPQAGKFFKRFDAETCTFVSNLTEQYPDD encoded by the exons ATGTTCTTTTCCCAAGTGCCAGACGAGATAATTCAACATTTGCTCTATTATATCCCCCCAGAAGACAACCTCTCTAATTTCCAACTTGTCTCACATCGCCTAAGGCATCTGGCTAATGAACCGCTTCTGTGGAAATATCATTGCCGAAGCAATTTTAGATTCTGGCATCCCGAGCACAACCTGCAGCGCCGTCTAAAGGGTAGGGCGTCTGATACACCGTGGAAGAAATTATTCATCTTGCGGAAGTTCCGCAATGAACAGCTTAAACGTCTCTTGGGCGAGATCCTTGTAACCAAAGTTGGCCGCCTAAAGCGATATGAAAAAGTTTGCCAACTTGGTTATGACGCCAAAGATTTTCTCCTAGAGCAGTGCAAAGCAGACGAGAATACCGAAGATGTCTTGGCTCGACG ATATTACAGTCAATCCCTGCTGGATAGTATCCACAGATCTATCGCCATTGATGAGTGGTACAACATTCAACTTGCGACCTCGACTCACAGTGGCCAACCACagagcctcagccttgagcGCGCTCTTGGGGCATTCGATTTATTCGTTCTGCACGACCAGCCCGGAGATCTGGACGAT ATTAGCGGTATTCTTGATAATCTGGCGGCCGAGTTTCTTGAGACTCAACCAGACATTGGTGAAATGTCAACGCGACAAAAGGCACTGGAATTAAATCGATGGCTGCGAATGAATAACCTCACAGGTTTGCGGAATCCTGAGACAAGCTATCGAAACCTCAGAAATTGTCTCATCGGCCAAGCTCTGCGCCATGAAGATCACGACTCGATTCCTATCATCTCGAGCGCCATCTTTTGCTGTCTCGCTCAGCGTTTGGGCGTCGAAGCACAATGCTGTGCATTTCCAACTCATGTACATGCTATAGTGCTTGCAGAAAAGGGAAAGACTCTAGACAGCAACCCTGTTACGGAGGACAATGCACCTCCAGAGAGGATGTACTTAGATCCCTATGGCTCGAGTGAGGAGATCCCTCTGGCTGATTTACAGGCTTTGCTGTCCCGTTTTGGCTGGCAGTCGAGCACCGATACCTTCTTGTCTCCCGTGAACCCTGTCGCCATTGCCATGCGGACAGCGCGCAATATCAGAGCCACCGCTGCCAGGGTAATTGGCGCCCACGAGCAGGCTGACCCCGAACTTACTAGACTCATCACCGGCAACGATCCAGCCAATATCGAGGCCTCCCTCTACTCCGCACTCTGGGcgtctcttcttcttacACCGGTCGACTCCTTCGAATGGGACGAAGTTTTGGAACCTTTCCTTAACCGATTTGCAAAGAGCTGGCACGTAGATGCCTGGCTCGTTGAGAAGTACATATTCCCTTTGTACGATCGCTTTGGCCCCTTTCGTGAGAGATTCATGAGGAACAATCCCCGTAGGTGGGAAGATCCTCATGAGGTCTTAGATCTTGtggatgagtttgatgacGTTTCACCGCCGGTGTTTCGCAGGGATAGCGCGAGGACCCAAAATGTGCTCTACAAGATTGGGCAGGTCTTTAGACACCGACGATATGGCTGGATCGGTGCTGTTAATGGGTGGACCGACCAGGGTACGAGGCGTTTGCCCGTGCCACACACCGTGGCTATTGACGAGACGCTGGACGATAACAGCGATACAGAATTACCTAACCGGGTGCGTCCCCGAAACCAAACATTTTACACATGCCT ACGCACAATAGGCCCTGAGCGGCATGTTGTTGCAGAAGACAATATTGTGTTGATTCAGGATCCGAGAGAGGTCCCGGAATCTTTGTTTCCCCAGGCTGGGAAGTTCTTCAAGAGATTTGATGCTGAGACTTGCACCTTTGTGTCCAACCTTACGGAGCAGTACCCGGACGATTAA